The window GACTTGAATATATCATGCCTCATTCTCTTTGTCATAGCAGCCACGACCACATTGTTGTATGCTTTGCTCTGGTACAGCTTGTTTTGAACAACAAGCTGTTTGACAAGACCCTGAATTCCTCTCTTGTTAATAAGATACAAATGGTTTGAAGGACTGCCCTTGTTATCTCCCTGTTTACCCTAAAGTAGGTCGTGGTTTATATTGCCGATTACTCATCAACACTTTCAAATCGAGCAACATAGTGGAATTTCAGCATAGACGTCATGCTTGGGTTAACAACCTCGATTTGGTCGAGTTGATCGAATCCGATGTCCGCCTCCAGCCGGATTTCTCTTTCTTCACCCTTTTTCAGGTCGTAATGTTCGGGCTGATCGTTTTGCAGCGGAGCAGACCATGTGCCTCCGTCCGGGTCATAAGCACTGTGGTTCAGGCGCAATTTACCCTCTAACACTGTGATTTTATACACACATTTCCCCGCCTGTACCGGAAGCAGACAGGAACTGGGCTTAAAGCTCATTTGACCGCTAAGCGTAACAATATCATCCATATGCCTGCATTTTAGTACATTTCCAGCCGATTTCTCACTGGGTATATTTTCCGGAACAATCATTACAATGCATTTTGCGTATTTTACAACATATGTTGCGACCGAACCGATTTTTTGGGACCAACCGGTCTTTGTGGATTTTGTCATCACGATAATATCAATTTCATCCTGCTCCGCACATTCAAGAATTTGATCACCTGCGCGCCCGAAAACGACTTGTTTTCGAACAGTATAGTTTGGTAATTGTTCAGCTACTGCATCCAATGTAGATTTCAACTGCGCTTTGGATTTTTCCAATTCCTCTTCGGAATACATTGTTTCCGCATCTTCACGAACCATAAGAAGCACGATGGTCACATTTTCCGGAGTATAAAGTGACTTTGTTAATTCAACCGCTTTTAAACTTCGCACCGTCCCGTCAATCGGCAGTAAAACTTTTCTCATACAAACACCCCCGTTTAAATAAATTATATTTGATTTCTCAATCAATTTCTACATAAAAAGACAATTTCTATATTGTTTCTTCAAATATTTTCTGATATAGATCTTCACCAAAACTTGTTTTCAAAGGCTCTCCCTGTGCCAATTCAAAAGTACGTTTTCCATCGTGCTGCCTTCCGGCTCTTAGAAAAATGGCATTGTCCAAGTTTTTATCGAATAAACTGTGCGCAAATTCGTATAAATGTGTTACAAATACAATTTTGATTTGTTTTTCCAACAAGGCACAAATAATTTGTCTTGCTATTTCTGAACCTTCTCTTTCATTTGTTGCAGCGAATGATTCATTGAATAATACGATTGCATTTGGTGATAAGTTGTCCACGATGCCACTCATTCTGCTTAGTTCTTCATCCAGCTTTCCACTGTTCATAGCGGAATCTTCCTCTCTCCTGTAGTGCGTGAAGATACCGTCGCATATGTTGGCGCAAAACGACTCGGCGGGAACAAACATACCGCATTGCATCATCAGTTGAGCAAGCCCGACGCTTCGTAAAAAAGTCGATTTACCGCCCTGATTGGCGCCTGTAATGATCATGATATCTTTGCTGTCGGCATTGATATCGTTCCCCACAACTTTTTGTTTTAAGGTCAAAGCAAGACAAGCATCATAAAGCCCTTTAAAAGAATGTCTTCGCTCCTTGGGCGCAGCCGGTATGGGAAAAGATACCGGTTCCACCATTTGCGTCAGCTGGTCGTATAAATTTAGACATCCAACATAAAAAGCAAGTTCCGTGCGCAGCATGTTGAAAAAGCTGGTGATATGATCAACAGATTGAGCGAGAGCATTTGCAACAAGATTGACACCCCTGTCTCTGATTTGCGACAACGCCTTCATACCGCTTTCATCGCGTTCAGCAATGAAGAAGGCGTACTCCGGCACTTTTTGAGAAAACATTCGTTTGACCCAGCTTTGTTTTTGCTCCGGAGACTTGCGCAGAATATAGTTCGTACCTTTATTGCCGTTTGCCAGCTCGGCGCTGATTAAAACTCCGTCACTGAATTTTAAATCCTTCAGGTGATTCCGGATGCTTTCTAAATACTCGTCGTTCAATTCCTCATGAATCATTGCGAAAAACCTTTTGAATCCTTGTGATTCGAATTGATCAGCGTGCTCGTCGGCGATATTCTTCAATTTTTTAAGCGTCTCCATAAGGATTTGCATGATTTCAACCGAACCATACAGAATTGAATCGGGAGAATGGCTGAACATGCTCCAGTAAAGCCCTTTTTTGCTTTCAAGGGACTGTACCGCAATATCATAGAGTTTCCTTATGACGGAAGTGTTTTTTATGCAATCCTTTAGAATATCTTGACGGTATAAAATGGTATCGGAATTATTTAAACTTGTCAAAAGAGCTTCCTTTGCGACTTGGAGCAAAAAGTTATCTTCCAGTGCCATGGTTTCCAAAAGTGTGTTTAACTCCAAGTCCTGTGTCAATGCTTGTTCACCGGGCGGCAGCTCTTGATTTAAGTCAAAGTCACGATCACGATACATCAGGAAAACTTTCATGATTTGATACGCCCCTTTATGCAAACATAGGTAAGCTGATATTTTTCGGCAATAGATAGTGCGTATGCAAGCCCATCGGCAGGTTTTCTTACAATTTTGTAGGTTCTTTGCGCCGGGTTCTTCGGAACAATCGTGCTGGCCATGCTAACGGTCTTTTCACCTAATGAAGCCAATTCGTCAACAAAAGTGACACAGACACACAAGGTATCCAGTTCCATTATTTTTTCAATTACCTTTCTTCCTAAAAGTATGGCGTCCTTTAAAGTCGTGGAAGAGAAAATTTCATTCATAATGATGATACTCTTCGGGGTTGCCTGATTCAGAATGTCATGAATCCGGATCAGGTCGTCCTGCAGCTTACCGCTCAGGTTTTTAATATCTTCTTCCCTTTCAAAATGGGTATAGATTCTGTCAAACAGAAATAGTCGGGCGTCACTGCCCGGTACAGGGCAACCGAGTCCTGCAAGATAATGCAACTGCCCGAAAGCGCGGGCAAAAGTTGTCTTACCGCCCTGATTTGGGCCGGATATAACAATAATACGTTCCTTGTCTTTCAAATAAAAATCATTGCACACGACAGCCGATTTTTGAGAAATCAGCTTATTTGCAAGAGCCAGGTCAAACCCTTCATTATCGTAAATTTCCTTGCATTGTTCAGAGACGGTGGGATAACAAAACTTTAATCCAATGTTTTTAAATGTAGATATATATTCTAAATAGGAAATGTAAAATTGTATTTCACGGTCAAAATGTTTTATTTTACTGTCAATAAAATTATTCCTCTGCGAGCAAAAATTATCAAGATGCATAAAAATTTTAGGATATAATTTGGCAACTAAATCCAATGCCTTTGACTCAACTTCATGCATTCCTTTATCCGCCAAAAACTTAATCCGGTAATCGTTTACTTCTCCCTGTTTGAATTTTTCAAACGTTTTTTCTACATCTATGCTGTAATCGATTTCAGATTCATATTTACGGACTTTGACACAATTGCCCTTAATGAGCAAACAATATTTTACGGTGGACAGCTCCTCTTCCAGTTTTTCCGTTTCAGACATAAGGGTTGTAAAGGAATCTGACTTAATATAATCATTTATATATTCACGAAAAGCTAAAAAGCCGCGCGATTTTAGGTCCACCAAAAATAAATCGCGGGCCAGGCCATTGACTGCGCCGCAATAAATACCAGCCGCGACCAAAAACCAACCTTGCTTGTTATAATGATAATAGAGCTTATCTGCCAATGCAAGATGTGAGCGCACATTGTGCATTTCCTGCGCAAAAACTTTGACATACTCAAATAAAGCTATGTTTTCAAGCTCCTTCATGATCTCCTGACGGTATTTGATCGTATCCACATCTTTTAGGGAAACATAAAAGAATGGTTTCAAGTTATATTCATCCTTGCCGGCAGTGACAGAGGCCACAATTTGGTCAAGATTCAGATCAGTAAAACAGGCAGGTTCCTCCTCTGTTTCTATTTCAGTACAATCATCCATTTTTTCAAACAGAATACTGCGAAAAGTCATGAAAAATAAGCCTCCTTTTAAATAAAAAAAAAGCTGACGGTATCTACATTATGTAGAAGCCATCAGCCGTTATCAGCAATTCGAATTTTTCCAAAGGGGAGCTTCATCCCTTTTGCTTAGTATAGCACTATTAAATTCAGGTAGCAATAAAAAAATAGGTCGGATTACAGCTTGAATAAATATTTGACTTGATGTTGACAACAGCTTATAATGAACGAAAGTGAGAAACAATGGTGATGAAGTTCGCCTTAAATATCCATTGTTAGGATTAATGACTTCTATCAGAAATGGTAGTGGTCTTTTTTTATTCTAATACGCAGATAACGGAGGAATGTTTATGCCAAATATCAAGAAGCGGGGAAAAGAAAAAAACAATGTTCGTGCACTGGGGTGGGTAGCGTTCTTCGGCGGTTTTGGCCAGGATATGATTCAACCCATTCTTCCTGTATTTTACTCCTCTGTTCTCGGGCTCAGCAAAGAAACGATCGGATTAATAGAAGGCAGTCTTACTACAATTGTCAGCGTCTTTAAAATTCTTTCAGGCTTTTTATCAGACAAACTGAGAAAACGGAAAAGTATTGTGTTTACCGGCTATTTATTATCAGTCGTCAGCCGCTTTTTATTTGGCTTTGTTTTTTC of the uncultured Caproiciproducens sp. genome contains:
- a CDS encoding DNA mismatch repair protein MutS, translated to MTFRSILFEKMDDCTEIETEEEPACFTDLNLDQIVASVTAGKDEYNLKPFFYVSLKDVDTIKYRQEIMKELENIALFEYVKVFAQEMHNVRSHLALADKLYYHYNKQGWFLVAAGIYCGAVNGLARDLFLVDLKSRGFLAFREYINDYIKSDSFTTLMSETEKLEEELSTVKYCLLIKGNCVKVRKYESEIDYSIDVEKTFEKFKQGEVNDYRIKFLADKGMHEVESKALDLVAKLYPKIFMHLDNFCSQRNNFIDSKIKHFDREIQFYISYLEYISTFKNIGLKFCYPTVSEQCKEIYDNEGFDLALANKLISQKSAVVCNDFYLKDKERIIVISGPNQGGKTTFARAFGQLHYLAGLGCPVPGSDARLFLFDRIYTHFEREEDIKNLSGKLQDDLIRIHDILNQATPKSIIIMNEIFSSTTLKDAILLGRKVIEKIMELDTLCVCVTFVDELASLGEKTVSMASTIVPKNPAQRTYKIVRKPADGLAYALSIAEKYQLTYVCIKGRIKS
- a CDS encoding DNA mismatch repair protein MutS; protein product: MKVFLMYRDRDFDLNQELPPGEQALTQDLELNTLLETMALEDNFLLQVAKEALLTSLNNSDTILYRQDILKDCIKNTSVIRKLYDIAVQSLESKKGLYWSMFSHSPDSILYGSVEIMQILMETLKKLKNIADEHADQFESQGFKRFFAMIHEELNDEYLESIRNHLKDLKFSDGVLISAELANGNKGTNYILRKSPEQKQSWVKRMFSQKVPEYAFFIAERDESGMKALSQIRDRGVNLVANALAQSVDHITSFFNMLRTELAFYVGCLNLYDQLTQMVEPVSFPIPAAPKERRHSFKGLYDACLALTLKQKVVGNDINADSKDIMIITGANQGGKSTFLRSVGLAQLMMQCGMFVPAESFCANICDGIFTHYRREEDSAMNSGKLDEELSRMSGIVDNLSPNAIVLFNESFAATNEREGSEIARQIICALLEKQIKIVFVTHLYEFAHSLFDKNLDNAIFLRAGRQHDGKRTFELAQGEPLKTSFGEDLYQKIFEETI
- a CDS encoding universal stress protein gives rise to the protein MRKVLLPIDGTVRSLKAVELTKSLYTPENVTIVLLMVREDAETMYSEEELEKSKAQLKSTLDAVAEQLPNYTVRKQVVFGRAGDQILECAEQDEIDIIVMTKSTKTGWSQKIGSVATYVVKYAKCIVMIVPENIPSEKSAGNVLKCRHMDDIVTLSGQMSFKPSSCLLPVQAGKCVYKITVLEGKLRLNHSAYDPDGGTWSAPLQNDQPEHYDLKKGEEREIRLEADIGFDQLDQIEVVNPSMTSMLKFHYVARFESVDE